One stretch of Harmonia axyridis chromosome 1, icHarAxyr1.1, whole genome shotgun sequence DNA includes these proteins:
- the LOC123671393 gene encoding AMME syndrome candidate gene 1 protein homolog, producing MATGCCGTKKQKLNNSSSVPSCNGTSVSQMVALPEMCFFCFDVLYCHLYNLAPPKTPSFSNDAYPLFVTWAIGKEKRLRGCIGTFNAMNLQSGLREYAITSAFKDSRFSPVTRDEFPKLSVSVSILRHFEDGDDYLDWEVGVHGIRIEFINEKGNKRTATYLPEVASEQGWDQLQTIDSLLRKGGYKAAISSDVRRTIKLTRYQSEKITVSYQDYMNHWNSQRC from the exons ATGGCTACTGGCTGTTGCGGCAccaagaaacaaaaattgaataattcatcCAGTGTACCATCTTGCAACGGCACTTCGGTTTCACAAATGGTCGCCTTACCCGAGATGTGTTTCTTTTGTTTTGATGTACTTTATTGTCATCTTTATAACCTCGCTCCGCCAAAAACCCCGTCTTTCAGCAACGATGCCTA TCCCCTCTTTGTGACATGGGCTATTGGCAAAGAAAAAAGACTACGAGGTTGCATTGGCACCTTCAACGCCATGAATCTGCAGTCTGGTCTCAGGGAATATGCAATTACCAGTGCTTTCAAGGACTCCAGATTCAGTCCAGTGACTAGAGACGAGTTTCCTAAATTGAGTGTGTCTGTTTCTATTTTGAGACATTTCGAGGATGGAGACGATTATCTTGATTGGGAAGTTGGGGTGCATGGTATAAGGATCGAATTTATTAACGAGAAAGGAAATAAAAGGACTGCTACATACTTACCTGAAGTTGCCTCAGAGCAAG GCTGGGATCAACTCCAAACGATCGACTCCCTCCTCAGGAAGGGAGGCTACAAAGCTGCCATCTCCAGCGACGTACGTCGCACAATCAAACTGACGCGCTACCAAAGTGAAAAAATAACGGTGAGCTATCAGGACTACATGAACCACTGGAACAGCCAACGTTGCTAG
- the LOC123670697 gene encoding LOW QUALITY PROTEIN: uncharacterized protein LOC123670697 (The sequence of the model RefSeq protein was modified relative to this genomic sequence to represent the inferred CDS: substituted 1 base at 1 genomic stop codon): MCGVPISYKNKLRQCYVMQFARRLFLADLGEDATVGSTVLGIMWPCLWFLFAVVLAGCGAAPTNETRSRSSRSIGNCDCVCGKSYRNMRVVGGNEANAHEFPWLVGLTKSGEFQCGASLITKKHLLTAAHCVNGFDIQDLSVVLADHNRVAPNRLSTVIVRGVKSIREHERFDKYSYNNDIAVLEMDSPVDFTTTVQPACLPRRGEFSMVDFSWXCILLLLLSAADYAGRDAVVAGWGKTGENEITSNILRKVTLPVWSKDQCLNSDYGRRKISDNMFCAGFSAGKLDACQGDSGGPLHMNNANSGVMEIIGLVSWGRGCARPNLPGIYTKVTNYLDWVNNALNGECLCRPQRYRRFNCTSLEFNLCCPESTVRSSSSVNFNRFGQSMRCMMTSSVFGAVLCVVLVSCEAKEISNSGNSPAVGNPKLRTWSSFAHKSDINDGTEVQSLEGGASFETETFKPLVLNPNSTYEQYQSKPNNRFLDWLLSFWNGGNNNHGSNNHNNNNNNKPTTPHKCSSCKCGLTNTWQRIVGGVITKVNHWPWVVALMNNNQFYCGGSLINSKYVLTAAHCTKGVSKERVLAVFSEHDRSDPSETMTFVRKISGIFRHAKYNMNANYNNDISLLQLAQEVNFSDKLRPVCLPALEQSYAGYVGTVTGWGATAEYGSTSKVLREVNVPIISNDDCRKTKYGNKITTNMLCAGFIGKGGKDACQGDSGGPLHVANGTKNMIVGIVSWGEGCAEAEYPGVYTRVNRFITWIHANTVDACYCSE, encoded by the exons ATGTGTGGTGTTCCAATTTCGTATAAAAACAAATTGCGGCAATGTTATGTTATGCAGTTTGCACGTCGTTTGTTTTTGGCCGATTTAGGTGAGGACGCGACGGTTGGTAGCACTGTTTTGGGAATAATGTGGCCGTGTTTGTGGTTCCTGTTTGCTGTGGTTTTGGCTGGATGTGGTGCGGCGCCGACCAATGAG ACGAGGAGTAGAAGCAGTAGGAGTATCGGGAATTGTGATTGTG TTTGTGGAAAGAGCTATAGAAATATGCGAGTAGTTGGAGGCAATGAGGCTAACGCCCATGAATTCCCGTGGTTAGTGGGCCTAACAAAAAGTGGAGAATTCCAGTGTGGGGCTAGCTTAATCACGAAGAAACACCTTTTAACTGCTGCCCACTGTGTGAATGG ATTCGACATACAGGACCTATCTGTGGTCTTAGCCGACCACAACAGGGTGGCCCCTAACAGATTGTCAACAGTAATCGTAAGGGGTGTGAAAAGTATCAGGGAACACGAGCGTTTCGACAAATACAGCTACAACAACGACATAGCCGTCTTGGAGATGGACAGCCCTGTCGACTTCACAACCACAGTACAACCAGCCTGTCTTCCTCGTAGAggtgaattttctatggttgatttttcctggtaatgtattcttcttcttcttctttcagcTGCCGACTACGCTGGGCGAGATGCAGTGGTGGCGGGTTGGGGTAAAACAGGGGAGAACGAGATTACGTCTAATATTTTGAGGAAAGTGACACTTCCGGTTTGGAGCAAAGATCAGTGTTTGAATTCCGATTATGGGCGAAGGAAAATTTCGGATAATATGTTCTGCGCTGGGTTTTCTGCTGGGAAACTGGATGCTTGTCAG GGTGACAGTGGAGGTCCCTTACATATGAACAATGCCAACAGTGGTGTAATGGAGATAATCG gGCTTGTTTCTTGGGGTAGAGGTTGTGCCAGACCAAACCTGCCTGGTATTTATACCAAAGTGACCAACTATTTGGACTGGGTGAACAATGCTTTGAATGGAGAATGTTTGTGTCGACCTCAGAGGTAT CGGCGATTTAACTGTACTTCTCTCGAATTCAACCTATGCTGTCCAGAGTCTACAGTACGGTCTTCGTCTTCCGTGAATTTCAATCGATTTGGTCAATCGATGCGTTGTATGATGACCTCTTCGGTTTTTGGTGCGGTGCTGTGTGTTGTTTTGGTGTCATGCGAAGCTAAGGAA atttcaaaCAGTGGAAATTCTCCTGCCGTCGGGAATCCAAAGTTACGAACCTGGTCATCCTTCGCCCACAAATCTGATATAAATGATGGAACTGAGGTGCAAAGTTTGGAGGGAGGTGCATCTTTTGAAACAGAAACCTTCAAACCTCTAGTTCTCAACCCGAATTCTACATACGAACAGTATCAATCAAAGCCCAACAACAGATTTTTGGATTGGCTTTTGAGTTTCTGGAATGGAGGAAACAACAATCATGGAAGCaacaatcataataataataacaataacaaaccAACTACTCCACACAAGTGTTCATCTTGTA aatgtggCCTGACCAACACGTGGCAAAGAATAGTGGGAGGAGTGATAACCAAAGTGAATCATTGGCCTTGGGTGGTGGCCCTCATGAATAACAACCAATTCTACTGCGGAGGCTCCTTGATCAACAGCAAATACGTCCTAACAGCCGCCCATTGCACCAAAGG GGTGTCCAAAGAACGGGTCCTGGCTGTGTTTTCGGAGCACGACAGAAGCGATCCATCAGAAACAATGACGTTTGTAAGGAAAATCAGCGGTATATTCAGACATGCTAAGTATAATATGAATGCAAATTACAACAATGATATATCCCTGTTGCAACTGGCGCAAGAAGTTAACTTTTCTGATAAGTTGAGGCCGGTATGTTTGCCGGCTTTGGAGCAGAGTTACGCTGGTTATGTTG ggACTGTCACAGGTTGGGGAGCTACAGCAGAATACGGTTCCACCTCGAAAGTATTGAGAGAGGTGAACGTACCTATAATATCAAACGACGATTGTAGAAAAACCAAGTATGGTAACAAAATAACAACGAACATGCTCTGCGCTGGTTTTATTGGAAAAGGTGGTAAAGATGCCTGTCAG GGTGATAGCGGTGGACCTCTCCATGTAGCCAATGGAACAAAGAATATGATTGTAG ggaTTGTATCTTGGGGAGAAGGTTGTGCTGAAGCAGAATACCCTGGAGTGTACACACGCGTGAATAGGTTCATCACTTGGATACATGCTAACACCGTAGATGCTTGTTACTGTTCTGAATAA
- the LOC123689064 gene encoding soluble guanylate cyclase 89Da-like, producing MYGMLLESVQYFVQLEYGEDVWNEVLRRANCKYTEFNTHQVYPDDTMASLAAACADVTLASYDSFMNFFGRCFVRYFSKLGYDVTVKSTGRYFTDFLESVDNIHSQFCFTYPKMRSPSIYLTDIDAKGCVLVYRSGRQGFTQYVMGQLQQISKDFYDLDLNVKVLEKATSASGAIKNLIVTYRLDFDNRNYMQYKKHGQSSRADGLLSPFPCFLLLDLFPFGIIINTEMKIIGAGKKIVEVWRSGSSFLNEPVIKFFKLRRPKGILLTWKNVRNLKAVMFELECNVGAGDFLHDEHLEEEAQGEQKATPTPQEIEASKRNILLKGQMKYLEDINALVFLCSPIINDLDELPEQGLYLNDLNPHGLSKEMVLAGWQHNSKLEIMFDKAEHRSEDLEKNYELLEQWKEKGDDLLYSMIPKTVADRLRSGTSALDTCESFDAVSILFCEIVGLSSETVKDAMDVVSTMNSVFSCFDSLMDTCHVYKVETVGPIYMAASGAPEKTPHHAENVADVALKMVQNMENFKAPSGNKVEIRIGIHSGSAVAGIVGIKVPRYCFFGDTVNTASRMQSTSSPGKINISTYTKKILPANKYLTESRGVVQVKGKGEMETFWLMGKIQEKEDLKMLKK from the exons TTGGAATATGGAGAAGACGTTTGGAACGAAGTTTTGCGGAGGGCAAATTGCAAATATACGGAATTCAACACCCACCAAGTTTATCCTGATGACACTATGGCATCCTTAGCTGCTGCATGTGCTGATGTTACTTTGGCATCGTATGACAGCTTTATGAACTTTTTTGGCAGATGCTTCGTccgatatttttcgaaattggg CTATGATGTGACGGTGAAGTCGACTGGGAGATATTTCACCGATTTCTTGGAAAGTGTGGACAACATTCACTCTCAATTTTGCTTTACCTACCCTAAAATGAGAAGTCCGTCGATCTACCTTACAGATATAGATGCCAAAGGGTGTGTTCTCGTCTATCGCAGCGGCAGACAAGGTTTCACCCAGTATGTAATGG GTCAGCTGCAGCAAATATCCAAGGACTTTTACGACCTAGACTTGAATGTCAAAGTACTGGAGAAGGCCACTTCTGCAAGTGGTGccataaaaaatttgatcgtCACCTACAGACTTGACTTTGATAACCGAAATTAC ATGCAGTATAAAAAACACGGGCAGTCGAGTAGGGCTGATGGGTTGCTATCGCCCTTTCCATGTTTTCTGCTCTTGGACCTTTTCCCTTTTGGCATCATCATTAACACTGAGATGAAGATAATAGGAGCTGGAAAGAAGATTGTAGAAGTTTGGAGGAGTGGCTCTAGCTTCTTGAATGAACCAGTGATCAAATTCTTCAAGTTGAGGAGACCTAAAGGAATTCTGCTGACTTGGAAAAAC GTTAGGAATCTGAAGGCAGTTATGTTCGAATTGGAGTGCAACGTTGGAGCTGGAGATTTTTTGCATGATGAACATTTGGAAGAGGAGGCTCAAGGTGAACAGAAGGCCACTCCCACTCCTCAAGAGATTGAAGCTAGCAAACGTAATATCTTGTTGAAGGGACAAATGAAGTATCTGGAAGACATAAATGCTCTGGTATTTTTGTGCAGTCCTAT AATCAATGACCTTGATGAGCTCCCAGAACAAGGTCTATATCTCAACGACCTCAACCCACATGGTCTCAGCAAAGAAATGGTACTTGCAGGTTGGCAACATAACTCCAA ATTGGAGATAATGTTCGACAAAGCCGAACACAGATCGGAGGACTTGGAGAAGAACTACGAGCTGCTGGAGCAATGGAAAGAGAAGGGAGATGACCTCCTTTACTCCATGATACCAAAAACCGTTGCTGATAGGCTCAGGTCTGGCACATCTGCCCTGGACACCTGCGAG aGCTTCGATGCGGTATCGATCTTGTTCTGTGAGATTGTTGGGCTGTCTTCGGAAACTGTGAAGGATGCTATGGACGTGGTTTCTACCATGAATTCGGTTTTCAGCTGTTTCGATTCACTGATGGACACTTGTCATGTTTACAAG GTTGAAACTGTGGGCCCCATATACATGGCTGCCAGTGGAGCACCTGAAAAAACACCCCACCACGCAGAAAACGTAGCTGATGTGGCCTTGAAGATGGTGCAGAATATGGAGAACTTCAAGGCGCCTTCAGGGAATAAAGTTGAGATAAGAATAG GGATCCATTCAGGTTCAGCTGTAGCTGGAATTGTCGGGATAAAGGTTCCAAGATATTGTTTCTTTGGGGATACTGTTAATACAGCATCTAGGATGCAGTCTACAAGTTCG CCAGGAAAAATCAACATTTCTACCTATACGAAAAAAATCCTTCCTGCTAACAAATATTTGACAGAGAGCCGAGGAGTGGTTCAAGTGAAG GGTAAAGGAGAAATGGAAACTTTTTGGTTAATGGGTAAAATCCAAGAGAAAGAAGATCTTAAGATgttgaaaaagtga